The DNA segment TTCATTACAGAGTTTAGACAGCTTCATCCCATCCTGATAATACTGAATCGCTTTTTCTAAAGGAACATCTCCTGCTTCCAGCTTCTCTACAAGCTCTTCCAATTGTTCCATTGCTTGTTCAAAAGTAAGTTCACTCTCTTGATTCGTCATGATTCATCCTCCTCAATTTCATTGACAGTACAGTAAAGCTGACCATCCTGCACTTTTACTGTCAATAGACCACCGGTTTTCGTTTGATTAACACTTTTCAGCACATTTCCTCCTTGTGTATAAGGAATAGCATAGCCTCTTTTCATAATGTCTAAAGGATTTACTAGTGTAAGCTTGTCCAATACAGTATGAAATTGATCCTTTTTAATCCGGAATTGCATATTAAAGTTACCTGTCAGCTGTTTCGTTAGTTTACTCAATTGCTTTCGGCTCACTTGAACATCTGAAGCAGTATGCTGCTGATTGAGACGTTTGTTAATGTGTGTTAACCAATCATTTTTTTGCTTTTGGAGATCGTGTATGCTTTTAGAGAGCTGCTCAAGAACCCGGTCAAGATCTTGCTCTTTTTGCTTCATTAGCTGCTCAGGATACTTAAATGCATAGGATTTTCTTAAGCGTGTAAGTCGTTCATTTGCCTCGGCCCGCTTTACTGTTACAGCACGTGTAAGTCGCTGTGTCGTCAATTTAAGCTGTTCTGAAAGTTCCTTCAATGATGGAACAGCAACTTCGGCCGCACCCGTGGGTGTTGCAGCCCTTACATCTGCAACAAAATCACTTATCGTTGTATCGGTTTCATGCCCGACCGCGGAAATTATCGGAATAAGGGACGAATGAATGGCACGTGCCACAAGTTCTTCGTTAAAAGACCACAAATCCTCTATTGATCCACCACCACGACCTACAATTAACACATCACAATCCAACTGCTCATTAGCATATCGAATCGCTTTATCTACGGAGGCGGCAGCTGAATTTCCCTGAACGAGCACAGGAATAATGGATACTTTTACAATTGGATATCGCCGCTTAATAGTCGTCAATATATCCCGAACTGCAGCGCCGGTTTGTGAAGTTATTACGCCTATGTGTTCTGGATAACTCGGCAGTTCTTTTTTAGATGAATCGTCAAACAGCCCTTCCCTTTGAAGTTTTTCCTTCAGTTGCTCGAAGGCCAGGTATAGCGCCCCAATCCCATCTGGCTGCATGTCCTGAATGTACAACTGATAATTCCCCATTGGCTCATATACATTGATTTCACCACGTATTAACACATTCATACCATTCTCTGGAGCAAATTTCAGTTTGCGGTTATTTCCTGCAAACATAACTGCTTGAATACGAGACTTTTCATCCTTGATCGATAAATACATGTGACCACGACTATGGAGCTTGAAATTAGAAATTTCCCCTCTTAGCCATACTTCCTTTAGGTGAGGATCGTGCGAAAGTTTTCGTTTGATATATTTAGTTAAGGCTGAAACCGTTAAATATCGACCGTTCACAAAAATGTCCCCTTACTTTTGGTGAATCCACTTTGCTGCTTTAATAGTGTTATGAAGCAACATGGTGATTGTCATCGGACCTACCCCTTTAGGAACGGGCGTTATATGTGAGGATTTCTCTTTAGCAGACTCAAAATCCACATCCCCTGTCAGCTTACCATCCACACGGTTCACACCAACATCAATGACCACAGCACCTTCAGATATATCTTCACCGGTAATTAAATCAGCTTTTCCAGCTGCTACAATAAGAATATCTGCCTGTTTTGTATGCTCACGCAAATTTTTCGTTCGAGAATGACAGTGTGTTACGGTTGCATGTTCATTTAAGAGTAGTTGCCCGACCGGCTTCCCGACTAGATTACTTCTTCCAATTATAACTACATGTTTGCCTTCTATATCAATATTTGCACGTTTCAGCATGACTAATATTCCATAGGGGGTGCAAGGATAGAATGTTTCCTGTCCTGTCATCATTCGTCCTACATTACTAGGGTGAAAGCCATCCACATCTTTACTAGGCGCTATCGCTTCAATCACTTTTTGCTCGTCAATTTGCTTAGGTAATGGCAATTGCACAAGAATTCCATGTACCGTTTCATCATTATTTAATTGGTTGATGATCTTTAATAACTCTAACTCAGGAGTTTCTTCAGAGAGCTCCATCAGTTCAGAGTCCATACCTATCTTTTCTGAAGCCCGCTGCTTTCCTTTTACATAAGACATGGAAGCCGGGTCCTCACCAAGAATTACGACAACCAACTTGGGATGAACACCTTGCTTAGATAATTCTGTAACCTCTTCTTTCATCTCCTGACGAAGTTCTTCTGCTAACTGCTTTCCGTAGATGATTTCAGCTGACATGTAATTGCCCTCCTCTATAATTGACTAAACCATTTTCGATAAAACACCATTAATAAACTTACCAGACTGCTCCTCTCCAAAAACTTTTGCCAACTCAATCGCTTCATTGATGGCTACTTGTTGTGGAACATCTTGACTGTATCTCATTTCATAGGCCGCGATACGAAGCAATGTTTTTTCAACACGGGCCAGTCGAGAAAATGACCAATTCTCAAGATGATTTCCTATCCACTGATCAATGTCTGTTTTGTGTGTCACAACCCCGTGGACTAGTTGATTTAAAAAAGCATCGTGAATGTGCTCGTCTACCACATGTTCAATCGCTTCATCTGCATTTATTTCACTTGAATCTATTTGAAAAAGAGCCTGAAAAGCTTTTTCCCTAGCCATACGTCGTTTCATATAAATTCTCCTTTAATGTCATATCCGTTAGAATAATAACATTTTACTATGTGAAAAGCTATAACAAGAAAAGCGGGAAAGGTATTCAGACCTGAAACGCATAAGCGAATTGCTTACGTTGTGAAGGTCTCCCCCTTGCAGCTAGACAACGAAGAAAAGCAGAGGTGACCTGGGAGACATGACAGTCATAAGCAAGCGAACCAATGGGGTTCAGCCTAGGTATGAAACTTGAAATGATTAATGAAGCCTACGCTAAACGTCAAAACCGCTTATATTTCCGCCTAACAAAAGAAAGACCAGCCGGGGTAGACAACCCCCTCACTGGCCTCTGTATTAAACTTCTTCTACTTCAAGTTCTTCTTCTTTACCTTCCATTTGAACTCCAACAATATGGACATTAATTTCCTTAATTTCGAGTGCCGTCATATTTTTTAATGCCTGCCTCGTGTTGTCTTGAATCTTCTTGGCTGTATCAGGAATGGAAATCCCATAATCCATTACAACAAAAGCTTCAATTAATATCCCATCTTCTGTGAGCTCTACTTTCACACCCTTACCGTGGTTCTTTTTACCAAGCCGCTCGACCACACCTGAAGCAAAATTGCCTCGCATGGAAGCTACACCTGCAACTTCTGAAACAGCGATACCAGCTATAACTTCAATGACTTCTGGAGCAATCTCTACATTACCAAGCGTGGATCCTTCTGTAACGTTTAGCAGTTGTTTCTCGCTCACTACTGGCCACTCCCCTTTTTGTCGTCTTCCATTATAGTATAGTTTTCTAGAAACTTGGTGTTAAAGTCTCCTCCGACAAATACTTCATGTTCCATCATACGACTGTGGAATGGAATGGTTGTTTGAACCCCCTCAATCACGAATTCATCCAACGCTCTTCTCATTTTCTGAATCGCTTCGTCTCGATCACGACCGTAGGTGATCAGTTTTGCCACCATGGAATCATAATATGGCGGGATCATATATCCTGGATAAGCCGCAGAATCCACCCGCACACCTAATCCACCAGGAGCTAAGTACATATCAATCCTTCCTGCAGATGGCATGAAGTTTTTGTGAGGGTCTTCTGCGTTAATTCTGCATTCCATTGCCCAGCCTTCAAAAGTGATCTCTTCCTGTGTAAAGGACAGGGATTCATTGTCAGCCACTTTCAACTGCTCTTTTATTAAATCGATTCCTGTCACCATCTCAGTAACAGGATGCTCAACTTGAATACGTGTGTTCATCTCCATGAAGTAGAACGAGTTCTCCGTCTTATCAAAAATGAATTCAACCGTCCCCGCACCCGAGTACTCAACGGCCAAAGCAGCTTTAACAGCTGCATCACCCATTTTTTCCCGAATATTTGGTGTGACGGCAGGCGATGGAGTTTCCTCAATAAGCTTTTGTAACCGTCGTTGAATTGTACAATCACGCTCACCTAGATGTACGGCATTACCATGATTGTCAGCTAACACTTGGATTTCTACATGTCTGAAATCTTCTATAAATTTTTCGATGTATACGCCAGGGTTACCAAAAGCAGTTTCTGCTTCTTGTTGAGTCACATTGATGCCTTTTACAAGATCTTCTTCTGTACGTGCGACACGGATCCCTTTCCCGCCACCGCCAGCTGTTGCTTTAATAATCACAGGATAGCCAATTTCATTGGCTACCTGCTTCCCTTCCTCAACATCAGCAATAATTCCTTCTGATCCTGGAACTACCGGGACCCCTGCTGCTCTCATCGTTTCTCTTGCTACATCTTTCGTCCCCATTTTTTGAATAGCATAAGAGGAAGGACCAACAAACGTAATATTGCACTCTTCACACATTTCGGCAAATTCAGCATTCTCAGCTAAAAAACCATAGCCAGGGTGGATGGCATCTGATTCGGTTAGTGTAGCTAAACTCAGTATGTTTGTATAATTTAAGTAGCTATCTTTGCTTAAGGTCGGACCAACACAGTACGCCTCATCAGCGATTTGCACATGCAACGCTTCTTTATCGGCTTCTGAATACACTGCTACAGTTTCGATACCCATTTCTTTACATGCACGAACAATACGAACGGCTATTTCCCCTCGGTTCGCAATCAACACTTTTTTTACCATGATTTAACCCCCGATTTATACAGTTTTCACGCGGAACATCGGCTGGCCATATTCTACAAGCTCGCCGTCTTTTACAAGGATTTCTACAACTTCTCCTGAAACTTCCGCTTCAATTTCATTGAATAATTTCATCGCCTCTACAATGCAGACGACTGAATCTTGTTTCACCTGGTCGCCCACTTGTACAAATGCACCCTGGTCAGGGGAGGGTGATTGGTAGAAGGTCCCGACCATCGGGGACGTGATCTCTTGATCATAATTAGAACTTTGCTCAGTTGCTGTCTCCTGCTCTTTCTTTTCAACAACTTCTTCCTGCTGCTTCGGCTCCTCCTGAATGGGCTGTGTTTTTTGAGGAGCTGCTGGCTTAGTTTCAATTGGCATTTCCGTAATAACTTGACCACCGTTCTTCTTCATACATACTTTCGTTCCATTCGTCTCGTAGCTGAATTCATCAATATGGGATTCATCAATTAGCTTAATAAGCTCACGTATTTCTTGCACCTTTAACATAATATTGGCACTCCTTTTATGTAGTCTACTTTTTATCTGGTACTATAATTCCCCTTAACATTTTACGCTACATGTCCAATACCTGCAACTAGGTTAAAACGTTACACCTTCTAACAGTAACAGCCCCTGACTACAATGGTCAGGGGCTGTTACTTTAAATGATATAATTTTTCACTCAATCTACCTTGCCTATCAGGACGCTTGCGCTTTTCTTATTGTCTAGCTGCAGCGCCCAGACACTCGAGACATAGGCCGTTCACTTCAGGGAAGAAAGATCACTTCCCTGCAGCGCTCTGCCTATGCTTGTCGTATCTATCAGGACGCTTGCGCTTTTCTTATTTCGTTGGTTGGAATTTGACGTCTACAGGGATGTCTCCAAATTCATCTGAAACCATCTGCATGATCTCACGTGTCTGGGATTTTGATAATTCGTTTGCTTTTACTGTAACGTGAACTGTATTTTCTTCAGCTCTTACCAGTACATCTTCATAAGGTACGCTTGCACTAATCGTCTTTTCAAGTATC comes from the Halobacillus shinanisalinarum genome and includes:
- a CDS encoding exodeoxyribonuclease VII small subunit: MTNQESELTFEQAMEQLEELVEKLEAGDVPLEKAIQYYQDGMKLSKLCNEKLGRVEEQMQQVLNEHGEFVPYEVQEDE
- the xseA gene encoding exodeoxyribonuclease VII large subunit, with the translated sequence MNGRYLTVSALTKYIKRKLSHDPHLKEVWLRGEISNFKLHSRGHMYLSIKDEKSRIQAVMFAGNNRKLKFAPENGMNVLIRGEINVYEPMGNYQLYIQDMQPDGIGALYLAFEQLKEKLQREGLFDDSSKKELPSYPEHIGVITSQTGAAVRDILTTIKRRYPIVKVSIIPVLVQGNSAAASVDKAIRYANEQLDCDVLIVGRGGGSIEDLWSFNEELVARAIHSSLIPIISAVGHETDTTISDFVADVRAATPTGAAEVAVPSLKELSEQLKLTTQRLTRAVTVKRAEANERLTRLRKSYAFKYPEQLMKQKEQDLDRVLEQLSKSIHDLQKQKNDWLTHINKRLNQQHTASDVQVSRKQLSKLTKQLTGNFNMQFRIKKDQFHTVLDKLTLVNPLDIMKRGYAIPYTQGGNVLKSVNQTKTGGLLTVKVQDGQLYCTVNEIEEDES
- the folD gene encoding bifunctional methylenetetrahydrofolate dehydrogenase/methenyltetrahydrofolate cyclohydrolase FolD, with product MSAEIIYGKQLAEELRQEMKEEVTELSKQGVHPKLVVVILGEDPASMSYVKGKQRASEKIGMDSELMELSEETPELELLKIINQLNNDETVHGILVQLPLPKQIDEQKVIEAIAPSKDVDGFHPSNVGRMMTGQETFYPCTPYGILVMLKRANIDIEGKHVVIIGRSNLVGKPVGQLLLNEHATVTHCHSRTKNLREHTKQADILIVAAGKADLITGEDISEGAVVIDVGVNRVDGKLTGDVDFESAKEKSSHITPVPKGVGPMTITMLLHNTIKAAKWIHQK
- the nusB gene encoding transcription antitermination factor NusB; this translates as MKRRMAREKAFQALFQIDSSEINADEAIEHVVDEHIHDAFLNQLVHGVVTHKTDIDQWIGNHLENWSFSRLARVEKTLLRIAAYEMRYSQDVPQQVAINEAIELAKVFGEEQSGKFINGVLSKMV
- a CDS encoding Asp23/Gls24 family envelope stress response protein; the protein is MSEKQLLNVTEGSTLGNVEIAPEVIEVIAGIAVSEVAGVASMRGNFASGVVERLGKKNHGKGVKVELTEDGILIEAFVVMDYGISIPDTAKKIQDNTRQALKNMTALEIKEINVHIVGVQMEGKEEELEVEEV
- the accC gene encoding acetyl-CoA carboxylase biotin carboxylase subunit; its protein translation is MVKKVLIANRGEIAVRIVRACKEMGIETVAVYSEADKEALHVQIADEAYCVGPTLSKDSYLNYTNILSLATLTESDAIHPGYGFLAENAEFAEMCEECNITFVGPSSYAIQKMGTKDVARETMRAAGVPVVPGSEGIIADVEEGKQVANEIGYPVIIKATAGGGGKGIRVARTEEDLVKGINVTQQEAETAFGNPGVYIEKFIEDFRHVEIQVLADNHGNAVHLGERDCTIQRRLQKLIEETPSPAVTPNIREKMGDAAVKAALAVEYSGAGTVEFIFDKTENSFYFMEMNTRIQVEHPVTEMVTGIDLIKEQLKVADNESLSFTQEEITFEGWAMECRINAEDPHKNFMPSAGRIDMYLAPGGLGVRVDSAAYPGYMIPPYYDSMVAKLITYGRDRDEAIQKMRRALDEFVIEGVQTTIPFHSRMMEHEVFVGGDFNTKFLENYTIMEDDKKGSGQ
- the accB gene encoding acetyl-CoA carboxylase biotin carboxyl carrier protein; its protein translation is MLKVQEIRELIKLIDESHIDEFSYETNGTKVCMKKNGGQVITEMPIETKPAAPQKTQPIQEEPKQQEEVVEKKEQETATEQSSNYDQEITSPMVGTFYQSPSPDQGAFVQVGDQVKQDSVVCIVEAMKLFNEIEAEVSGEVVEILVKDGELVEYGQPMFRVKTV